One Microbacterium esteraromaticum genomic window carries:
- a CDS encoding UPF0182 family membrane protein: MTSTSAPQPATPSTSRRILAISVAIIAALIAAFFVFSSLYTEFLWFDQLDFASVLTTQWIATATMFAIGFLGMALPIFLCIQLAYRLRPVYVRLSSQLDRYQEVIEPLRRLAMWGMPVFFGVFAGFAAAGNWKTAWLWANGVTTDTLDPQFGVDTGFYLFAMPFYSAVLAFASAVLLLSLVITALVSYLYGSVRIGQRELRISKPARIQLAVLAGLYLAVQAVSLWLDRYLTLVQPEGRITGAAYTGANATIPGLAILSIIAAVVAVLFLVTAVIGRWRFPLVATALFVVASLVVGIGYPWVVTTFQVKPNENAYQAEYYDRSIESTKEAYGVADMEVTPFAAETDTAPGQLREDAQTTASVRIMDPAIISPTVRQLQQYRSYYQFAPELDVDRYEIDGQMQDTVVSVRDLDMTKLGGGDSWNNRAAVYTHGYGLVALAGNQRTSDGEPVFLEQGIPSSGFLTESEKFQPRVYFGESSPEYSIVGAPEGTEPVEIDYPRGQDGASDTKTTFEGDGGPRIGNTFVKLLYAMKFQSEQILFSNLVNPESQILYDRDPITRVKKVAPYLTLDNDPYPSVVDGRIVWIVDGFTTSATYPYSKTVSLRDAIADSRTPASAVSFDNINYIRNSVKATVDAYDGSVKLYAWDDEDPILKAWQKVYPSTVEPISEMSGDLMSHVRYPTDLFKVQRDVLGVYHIDDARSFAQEDNRWQTPDDPRAKDRLQPPYYLSMKMPGQDEPRFSMFSTFIPAAQQGESREVLMGYLAVDSDAGNQKGVKSEGYGKLRLLEIDTNTTVPGPGQVQNTFDSDTEIANKLNVLTLGKSDVKYGNLLTLPVGGGLLYVQPVFVQSSEGTKLPNLRKVLVAFGDRVAFEDTLTVALDVLFGGDAGASGGDGDVEPTDPDQPADPDAPADPDEGGTPPVGEAATALEEARAALTAREAALKAGDLEKFAVEDKKLTAAIEKLLALEEDAATE; this comes from the coding sequence GTGACCTCGACCTCAGCGCCGCAGCCGGCCACACCCAGCACCTCACGTCGGATCCTCGCGATCTCGGTGGCGATCATCGCCGCCCTCATCGCCGCGTTCTTCGTGTTCTCCTCCCTCTACACCGAGTTCCTCTGGTTCGACCAGCTCGACTTCGCCTCGGTGCTCACCACGCAGTGGATCGCCACCGCCACGATGTTCGCCATCGGGTTCCTCGGCATGGCACTGCCGATCTTCCTGTGCATCCAGCTGGCCTACCGCCTGCGGCCGGTGTACGTGCGGCTGAGCTCGCAGCTCGATCGCTACCAGGAGGTCATCGAGCCGCTGCGCCGCCTGGCGATGTGGGGGATGCCCGTGTTCTTCGGCGTGTTCGCCGGCTTCGCCGCGGCAGGCAACTGGAAGACCGCGTGGCTCTGGGCGAACGGGGTCACCACCGACACCCTCGACCCGCAGTTCGGGGTCGACACGGGCTTCTACCTGTTCGCGATGCCGTTCTACTCGGCCGTGCTGGCGTTCGCATCGGCGGTGCTGCTGCTCAGCCTCGTGATCACCGCTCTGGTGTCGTACCTGTACGGCTCGGTGCGCATCGGTCAGCGCGAGCTGCGCATCTCGAAGCCGGCACGCATCCAGCTCGCCGTGCTGGCCGGTCTTTACCTCGCGGTGCAGGCGGTCAGCCTCTGGCTCGATCGCTACCTCACCCTCGTGCAGCCCGAGGGTCGCATCACCGGTGCCGCGTACACCGGCGCCAACGCGACGATCCCCGGACTCGCGATCCTGTCGATCATCGCGGCCGTGGTGGCCGTGCTCTTCCTAGTGACCGCCGTCATCGGCCGCTGGCGCTTCCCGCTGGTCGCCACCGCGCTGTTCGTCGTGGCATCGCTGGTCGTCGGCATCGGCTACCCGTGGGTGGTCACCACGTTCCAGGTGAAGCCGAACGAGAACGCCTATCAGGCCGAGTACTACGACCGCAGCATCGAGAGCACCAAGGAGGCGTACGGCGTCGCCGACATGGAGGTCACCCCGTTCGCGGCGGAGACCGACACCGCGCCCGGGCAGCTCCGTGAGGACGCCCAGACCACGGCATCCGTCCGCATCATGGACCCGGCGATCATCAGTCCCACCGTTCGCCAGCTTCAGCAGTACCGCTCGTACTACCAGTTCGCGCCCGAGCTCGACGTCGACCGCTACGAGATCGACGGCCAGATGCAGGACACCGTCGTCTCGGTCCGCGACCTCGACATGACCAAGCTCGGCGGCGGCGACAGCTGGAACAACCGCGCGGCCGTGTACACCCACGGCTACGGCCTCGTCGCCCTGGCCGGAAACCAGCGCACCAGCGACGGCGAGCCCGTGTTCCTCGAGCAGGGCATCCCGTCCTCCGGCTTCCTCACCGAGAGCGAGAAGTTCCAGCCGCGCGTGTACTTCGGCGAGTCGTCGCCCGAGTACTCCATCGTCGGCGCCCCTGAGGGCACCGAGCCGGTCGAGATCGACTACCCGCGCGGGCAGGACGGCGCGAGCGACACCAAGACGACCTTCGAGGGCGACGGCGGCCCGCGCATCGGGAACACCTTCGTCAAGCTGCTGTACGCGATGAAGTTCCAGTCCGAGCAGATCCTGTTCTCGAACCTGGTCAACCCCGAGTCCCAGATCCTGTACGACCGCGACCCGATCACGCGCGTGAAGAAGGTCGCACCGTACCTGACCCTCGACAACGACCCGTACCCCAGCGTCGTCGACGGCCGGATCGTGTGGATCGTCGACGGCTTCACCACCAGCGCCACCTACCCGTACTCGAAGACGGTGAGCCTGCGTGACGCCATCGCCGACTCCCGCACGCCGGCATCGGCGGTGTCGTTCGACAACATCAACTACATCCGCAACTCGGTCAAGGCGACCGTCGATGCGTACGACGGCTCGGTGAAGCTGTACGCGTGGGACGACGAGGACCCGATCCTCAAGGCGTGGCAGAAGGTGTACCCGTCGACCGTCGAGCCGATCAGCGAGATGTCGGGCGACCTGATGAGCCACGTGCGCTACCCGACCGACCTCTTCAAGGTGCAGCGCGACGTGCTCGGGGTCTACCACATCGATGACGCGCGCTCCTTCGCCCAGGAGGACAACCGCTGGCAGACGCCGGACGACCCCCGCGCCAAGGATCGCCTGCAGCCGCCGTATTACCTGTCGATGAAGATGCCGGGTCAGGACGAGCCGCGCTTCTCGATGTTCTCGACCTTCATCCCAGCCGCCCAGCAGGGCGAGAGCCGCGAGGTGCTGATGGGCTACCTGGCCGTGGATTCGGATGCAGGCAACCAGAAGGGCGTGAAATCCGAGGGCTACGGCAAGCTGCGGCTGCTCGAGATCGACACGAACACCACGGTGCCAGGCCCCGGTCAGGTGCAGAACACCTTCGACTCCGACACGGAGATCGCCAACAAGCTGAACGTGCTGACGCTCGGCAAGTCCGACGTGAAGTACGGCAACCTGCTCACCCTGCCGGTCGGCGGTGGCCTGCTGTACGTGCAGCCGGTGTTCGTGCAGTCGTCCGAGGGCACGAAGCTTCCGAACCTCCGCAAGGTGCTCGTCGCCTTCGGTGATCGCGTCGCGTTCGAGGACACGCTGACCGTCGCCCTCGATGTGCTCTTCGGTGGTGACGCGGGTGCCTCGGGCGGCGACGGCGACGTCGAGCCCACCGACCCCGATCAGCCCGCCGACCCGGATGCCCCTGCCGACCCCGATGAGGGCGGCACGCCGCCCGTGGGCGAGGCGGCGACCGCACTGGAGGAGGCGCGCGCCGCGCTGACCGCCCGAGAGGCGGCGCTGAAGGCGGGTGACCTCGAGAAGTTCGCTGTCGAGGACAAGAAGCTCACCGCCGCGATCGAGAAGCTGCTCGCTCTCGAGGAGGACGCCGCGACCGAGTGA
- a CDS encoding DUF1918 domain-containing protein, whose product MRAVAGSRIVIHGAHVDSAERRGEVLETRGQDGGPPYLVRFDDGTESLIFPGPDCELEHARSAADTP is encoded by the coding sequence ATGAGAGCAGTGGCAGGGTCGAGGATCGTGATCCACGGCGCGCACGTCGACAGCGCCGAGCGTCGCGGCGAGGTGCTGGAGACCCGGGGGCAGGACGGTGGGCCGCCGTACCTGGTGCGCTTCGACGACGGCACCGAATCCCTGATCTTCCCGGGCCCGGACTGCGAGCTCGAGCACGCGCGCTCAGCCGCCGACACGCCATGA
- a CDS encoding carbon-nitrogen hydrolase family protein yields MSAPVVAVCQFAPVDSPEQNRARIAELVAQAAARGAGVVVLPEYSNYFVNPMDETLAANAEALDGEFATALRALAAEHGIVVVAGMVETADAGRVHNTVVAVSDAGVQAVYRKQHLYDAFGQRESDWIAAGELGSAAVFDTLGMRFGMMTCYDLRFPEVARTLMDAGADALIVPAEWVRGPLKEHHWNTLLTSRAIENTAYVIAADHPAPIGVGYSQVVDPLGVVVAGVSAGEGVAVASLDPDLVARTRETNPSLRLRRYRVVPR; encoded by the coding sequence ATGTCCGCCCCCGTCGTCGCCGTCTGCCAGTTCGCCCCCGTCGACTCGCCCGAGCAGAACCGCGCGCGTATCGCCGAGCTGGTCGCGCAGGCCGCCGCCCGCGGCGCCGGCGTCGTCGTGCTGCCGGAGTACTCGAATTACTTCGTGAACCCGATGGACGAGACCCTCGCCGCGAACGCGGAGGCTCTCGACGGCGAGTTCGCCACCGCGCTGCGCGCGCTCGCCGCCGAGCACGGCATCGTCGTGGTGGCCGGGATGGTCGAGACCGCCGATGCGGGTCGCGTGCACAACACGGTCGTCGCGGTCTCGGATGCCGGGGTGCAGGCGGTGTACCGCAAGCAGCACCTCTACGACGCGTTCGGGCAGCGCGAGTCGGACTGGATCGCCGCGGGGGAGCTCGGTTCGGCAGCCGTCTTCGATACGCTCGGGATGCGCTTCGGGATGATGACCTGCTACGACCTGCGATTCCCCGAGGTGGCGCGGACGCTGATGGACGCCGGCGCGGATGCCCTGATCGTTCCGGCCGAATGGGTGCGCGGCCCGCTCAAGGAGCACCATTGGAACACCCTGCTCACCTCGCGCGCCATCGAGAACACCGCCTATGTGATCGCCGCCGACCACCCGGCGCCGATCGGCGTGGGCTACTCCCAGGTCGTAGACCCCCTGGGCGTCGTCGTCGCAGGCGTCAGCGCGGGGGAGGGTGTGGCTGTGGCATCGCTCGATCCCGACCTCGTCGCCCGCACCCGCGAGACGAACCCGTCGCTGCGGCTGCGCCGCTACCGCGTCGTGCCGCGCTGA
- a CDS encoding aminotransferase class I/II-fold pyridoxal phosphate-dependent enzyme, with the protein MDVIPGAWRRTAAGAGLLSADGSVAPTIFAEMSAAAARTASVNLGQGFPDEDGPAEVLEAARDAIAHGANQYPPGRGIPDLLAAIGEHQRRFYGLEVDPDTEILVTAGATEALTATLLALIDGPDDEVVVFEPYYDSYAAVVALAGARLRTVPLRRPDFQPDLDQLAAAVNARTRVILVNDPHNPTGTVFSAEVQAEVVRLATVHDAIIVTDEVYEHLSFHSPHVPMATRPGAAERTLTISSAGKTFSTTGWKIGWIHGPAALITAVLTVKQFLTYVNGSAFQPAIAVGLRLPESYFDDAAATMLRKHELLGASLRAAGFEVLAPQGGYFTVADATALGGEDAAAFCRALPERVGVAAIPISAFVTPENQGQYAGLVRFAACKRVEVIEEAARRLAGLR; encoded by the coding sequence ATGGATGTCATACCAGGAGCCTGGCGCCGCACAGCCGCAGGGGCCGGCCTGCTCTCCGCCGACGGCAGCGTCGCCCCGACCATCTTCGCCGAGATGTCGGCTGCGGCCGCGCGCACCGCTTCGGTGAACCTCGGCCAGGGCTTCCCAGACGAAGACGGTCCGGCAGAGGTGCTGGAGGCTGCCAGGGATGCCATCGCGCACGGCGCGAATCAGTACCCGCCCGGCCGCGGCATCCCGGACCTGCTCGCCGCCATCGGCGAGCATCAGCGGCGCTTCTACGGACTCGAAGTGGATCCGGACACCGAGATCCTGGTGACGGCGGGGGCGACCGAGGCTCTGACGGCGACGCTGCTGGCGCTGATCGACGGGCCGGACGACGAGGTCGTCGTCTTCGAGCCGTACTACGACTCGTACGCTGCCGTCGTCGCACTGGCAGGAGCGCGCCTGCGCACGGTGCCGCTGCGCCGGCCCGACTTCCAGCCAGATCTCGACCAGCTGGCCGCCGCGGTGAACGCCCGCACCCGGGTGATCCTCGTCAACGATCCGCACAACCCGACCGGCACGGTGTTCTCCGCCGAGGTGCAGGCCGAAGTCGTCCGTCTTGCGACGGTGCACGACGCGATCATCGTCACCGACGAGGTGTACGAGCACCTGTCGTTCCACAGCCCGCACGTGCCGATGGCGACACGGCCAGGCGCCGCCGAGCGGACGCTCACCATCTCGTCGGCGGGCAAGACGTTCTCGACGACCGGGTGGAAGATCGGCTGGATCCACGGTCCGGCCGCCCTGATCACCGCGGTGCTGACGGTCAAGCAGTTCCTCACGTACGTGAACGGCTCCGCGTTCCAGCCGGCGATCGCGGTCGGTCTGCGCCTGCCCGAGTCCTACTTCGACGACGCGGCGGCGACGATGCTGCGAAAGCACGAGCTGCTCGGCGCCTCCCTGCGCGCTGCGGGCTTCGAGGTGCTCGCCCCGCAGGGCGGCTACTTCACCGTCGCGGATGCGACGGCGCTGGGCGGCGAGGACGCCGCGGCTTTCTGTCGTGCGCTGCCCGAGCGCGTCGGCGTCGCCGCGATTCCGATCAGCGCGTTCGTGACACCCGAGAACCAGGGGCAGTACGCCGGTCTGGTGCGCTTCGCCGCGTGCAAGCGGGTCGAGGTGATCGAGGAGGCGGCCAGGCGACTGGCGGGGCTGCGCTGA
- a CDS encoding S1C family serine protease: protein MNDNSTPDQPSNSEAPAQTPPSAAHGQHVPTHFGSDQTGSGQTGSGQTPWQPPVPPQPAMPQYGTPPRPGATFGPAAQSAPPQQGQPQPGQPQAGPSHLGGPQPPQSSGEQPTLTLDPALVAAPASSGTHSVTEPKKGGGTVKVAGLILAAALVGGVAGFGGSALGNAVLDRPASQTATGPQSVTVNNPGSVNETTAIASEVLPSVVTIEVAGSSESGSGSGVILDKEGHVLTNTHVVTLGGAAADPAIRVTTSDGRIFEASIVGTDPVYDLAVIKLEGAKDLTPIEFADSSKLNVGDTAVAVGAPLGLSNSVTTGIVSALNRSIEVASSALPDNSEQQPDGDEGEGDSGNPFQFDIPGMGQQQAKQSISIAVIQTDAAINPGNSGGALVDSKGSLIGINVAIATAGGSSASSEAGSIGLGFAIPSNIAQRVADEIIADGAATHGLLGATVRDASSVQGASIAGAVIDTPTPGGAAEEAGLKRGDIVTQFNGLPITGASDLTAQVRAAAAGSDATLSYVRSGKTYEVEVTLGELQL from the coding sequence ATGAACGACAACAGCACCCCCGACCAGCCCTCGAACTCCGAGGCACCGGCCCAGACCCCGCCGTCGGCCGCGCACGGGCAGCACGTCCCCACGCACTTCGGCTCCGATCAGACCGGATCCGGGCAGACGGGTTCAGGGCAGACGCCGTGGCAGCCCCCGGTTCCGCCGCAGCCTGCGATGCCGCAGTACGGGACCCCGCCCCGACCCGGCGCGACCTTCGGTCCGGCCGCGCAGTCCGCGCCGCCACAGCAGGGTCAGCCGCAGCCCGGTCAGCCGCAGGCCGGCCCGTCTCACCTGGGCGGGCCGCAGCCGCCGCAGTCGTCGGGCGAGCAGCCCACCCTCACGCTCGACCCCGCACTGGTCGCCGCTCCGGCGAGCAGCGGCACCCACTCCGTGACCGAGCCGAAGAAGGGCGGCGGCACGGTCAAGGTCGCCGGACTCATCCTCGCCGCGGCCCTCGTCGGCGGTGTCGCCGGATTCGGCGGAAGCGCGCTCGGCAACGCCGTGCTCGATCGCCCGGCTTCCCAGACCGCCACCGGCCCGCAGAGCGTCACCGTCAACAACCCCGGCTCGGTCAACGAGACGACCGCCATCGCCAGCGAGGTGCTGCCGTCGGTGGTCACCATCGAGGTCGCGGGATCCAGTGAATCGGGCAGCGGATCGGGTGTCATCCTCGACAAGGAGGGCCACGTCCTCACCAACACGCACGTCGTCACCCTCGGCGGCGCCGCAGCCGATCCCGCCATCCGCGTGACCACCTCCGACGGGCGCATCTTCGAGGCGAGCATCGTCGGCACCGATCCGGTCTACGACCTCGCCGTCATCAAGCTCGAGGGCGCGAAGGATCTCACCCCGATCGAATTCGCAGACTCGAGCAAGCTCAACGTCGGCGACACCGCCGTCGCGGTGGGCGCGCCCCTCGGCCTGTCGAACTCGGTGACCACCGGTATCGTCAGCGCCCTGAACCGCAGCATCGAGGTCGCGTCCTCCGCCCTGCCCGACAACTCCGAGCAGCAGCCAGACGGCGACGAGGGCGAGGGCGACAGCGGCAACCCGTTCCAGTTCGACATCCCCGGCATGGGCCAGCAGCAGGCCAAGCAATCGATCTCGATCGCGGTGATCCAGACCGATGCCGCGATCAACCCGGGCAACTCCGGTGGTGCGCTCGTCGACAGCAAGGGAAGCCTGATCGGCATCAACGTGGCGATCGCCACCGCAGGTGGATCGTCGGCGTCGAGCGAGGCCGGCTCCATCGGTCTGGGATTCGCGATCCCGTCGAACATCGCCCAGCGCGTCGCCGATGAGATCATCGCAGACGGCGCGGCCACGCACGGTCTGCTCGGTGCCACGGTGCGCGACGCGTCGAGCGTGCAGGGCGCCTCCATCGCCGGCGCGGTGATCGACACCCCGACGCCGGGCGGCGCGGCGGAAGAGGCCGGCCTGAAGCGCGGCGACATCGTGACGCAGTTCAACGGACTCCCGATCACCGGCGCGAGCGACCTCACCGCGCAGGTGCGCGCCGCGGCAGCCGGGAGCGACGCCACGCTCAGCTACGTGCGCTCCGGCAAGACCTACGAGGTCGAGGTGACGCTCGGCGAGCTGCAGCTCTGA
- a CDS encoding CDP-glycerol glycerophosphotransferase family protein has translation MASFSFGTGNAAKLIRIPLYAAGRIAALLIPRGDGWVFGCGAGIGDGALALHRVAVESGHRALWLARSPREAADARVLGIRTVPRDGLRGWWATIRAGVVVVTHGLGDVNRYGSSDAFVVQLWHGIPLKRIGLDSPVTAQVPAGVPGAALLRRLLTVLYRSAAQRIRVLPAASHRSRGRLESAFGLGDDRVVVTGEPRVDVLSQGTDEQRRATAAQLLTRTGPLLADQRVLLYAPTWRDGAADPAVPTAAQWVGIVRLLEKHDALLFIRSHPLGEGAYAPPWSSGRVRMLNSDLLADVTPALPRVDVLITDYSSLAYDVGLLAMPVVFLAPDAEEYARERGFYGRYEDVAGDDVAIDWETALEQIGAVLADDAVRAERAERSAGLSAHMHAYRDGQNARRVYQAIRARGIPAPKGAR, from the coding sequence GTGGCGTCCTTCTCTTTCGGCACCGGAAACGCGGCGAAGCTCATCCGGATCCCGCTCTATGCCGCAGGACGCATAGCCGCGCTGCTCATCCCGCGCGGCGACGGCTGGGTGTTCGGCTGCGGGGCCGGTATCGGCGACGGCGCTCTCGCGCTGCATCGTGTCGCTGTGGAGTCCGGGCATCGCGCGCTGTGGCTCGCGCGCTCGCCACGGGAAGCCGCCGATGCCAGGGTTCTCGGCATCCGCACCGTGCCCCGTGACGGTCTCCGCGGATGGTGGGCGACGATCCGCGCCGGTGTGGTCGTCGTGACCCACGGTCTGGGGGATGTGAACCGCTACGGCAGCAGTGACGCCTTCGTCGTGCAGCTGTGGCACGGCATCCCGCTCAAGCGCATCGGGCTCGACTCGCCCGTCACCGCACAGGTGCCGGCCGGAGTGCCGGGAGCCGCGCTGCTCCGCCGTCTGCTCACGGTGCTGTACCGAAGCGCGGCCCAGCGCATCCGGGTGCTGCCGGCCGCCTCGCACCGCTCCCGCGGACGCCTGGAGTCGGCGTTCGGACTCGGCGACGATCGGGTCGTCGTCACGGGCGAGCCGCGCGTCGACGTGCTCTCGCAGGGCACGGATGAGCAGCGACGTGCGACCGCCGCGCAGCTGCTCACCCGCACAGGTCCTCTGCTCGCCGATCAGCGTGTTCTGCTGTACGCCCCGACGTGGCGCGACGGCGCGGCCGACCCTGCCGTGCCCACCGCGGCCCAGTGGGTCGGCATCGTTCGGCTGCTCGAGAAGCACGACGCCCTGCTCTTCATCCGCTCGCACCCGCTCGGTGAGGGGGCATACGCCCCGCCGTGGTCGAGCGGCCGTGTCCGGATGCTGAACTCCGACCTGCTCGCCGACGTGACGCCAGCGCTGCCCAGGGTCGATGTGCTCATCACCGACTACTCGTCTCTGGCGTACGACGTCGGACTCCTCGCGATGCCTGTCGTCTTCCTCGCGCCGGACGCCGAGGAGTACGCGCGCGAGCGCGGCTTCTACGGGCGTTACGAGGATGTCGCCGGTGACGACGTCGCCATCGACTGGGAGACGGCTCTCGAGCAGATCGGCGCGGTGCTCGCGGACGACGCCGTGAGGGCGGAGCGCGCCGAGCGCTCCGCGGGGCTCAGCGCCCACATGCACGCATACCGCGACGGGCAGAACGCCCGACGCGTGTACCAGGCCATCCGCGCGCGCGGCATCCCCGCGCCGAAGGGAGCACGATGA
- a CDS encoding CDP-glycerol glycerophosphotransferase family protein — protein MTTARIDEQAQTLIISGTGARPASAALVGPRARVSARLTGGGRSWKATLPLLTSRWGGAVLPLPAGGYRLTVDGVDLDGVEIEPTLLPGLRVEVRGADAMIAAPIAPIYETAEGQRTLEQRYASQIGAGENAVFFESFYGQTAGCNPRALDRALAERAPSVTRYWSVADLSIEVPEGAVAVVEGGPEWWRARAESRILVVNDWLRRRFVRKPGQIVLQTWHGTPLKRLALHRPGFDPRRMAAVVKESRRWDVLLAQNPYAERILKKAYAFFGKPIWVEGYPRNDVLVTGDPAPIREALGIGADEKVILYAPTWRDDRAEMVDFVDPQLLAEQTDAVVLVRGHSRTIRPGRDHAGARVIDVTGYPETARLLLIADVLVTDYSSVMFDFSVTGRPMFFLVPDLEHYRGQLRGFYFDLAERAPGPLVHSQDELVRALEDPEATEAYRERYAAWRAQFNRRDDGQAADRVVSRILDQGWLTV, from the coding sequence ATGACCACCGCTCGGATCGATGAGCAGGCCCAGACGCTGATCATCTCGGGGACGGGCGCCCGCCCCGCATCCGCCGCACTCGTCGGACCACGCGCCCGCGTCAGCGCCAGACTCACCGGCGGGGGCCGGTCGTGGAAGGCGACGCTGCCTCTGCTGACCTCGCGGTGGGGAGGTGCCGTGCTGCCGCTGCCCGCGGGCGGATACCGGCTCACGGTCGACGGCGTCGATCTCGACGGGGTCGAGATCGAACCGACCCTGCTGCCCGGCCTGCGCGTGGAGGTGCGCGGGGCGGATGCCATGATCGCCGCGCCCATCGCCCCGATCTACGAGACCGCCGAGGGGCAGCGCACTCTCGAACAGCGGTACGCGTCGCAGATCGGCGCGGGGGAGAACGCGGTGTTCTTCGAGAGCTTCTACGGTCAGACCGCCGGATGCAATCCCCGCGCGCTCGACCGCGCGCTCGCCGAGCGCGCTCCGTCTGTGACCAGGTATTGGAGCGTGGCCGACCTGTCGATCGAGGTGCCGGAGGGGGCGGTCGCCGTCGTCGAGGGCGGGCCGGAATGGTGGCGCGCCAGGGCGGAGTCGCGGATCCTCGTCGTCAACGACTGGCTGCGGAGGCGCTTCGTGCGCAAGCCCGGTCAGATCGTGCTGCAGACGTGGCACGGCACGCCGCTGAAGCGCCTCGCGCTGCACCGACCCGGGTTCGACCCGCGCCGCATGGCCGCCGTCGTCAAGGAGTCCCGCCGGTGGGACGTGCTGCTCGCCCAGAACCCGTACGCGGAGCGCATCCTGAAGAAGGCGTACGCGTTCTTCGGCAAGCCGATCTGGGTCGAGGGATACCCGCGCAACGACGTTCTCGTGACGGGCGACCCCGCTCCGATCCGCGAGGCGCTGGGCATCGGGGCCGACGAGAAGGTGATCCTGTACGCCCCCACCTGGCGCGACGACCGTGCGGAGATGGTCGACTTCGTCGACCCGCAGCTGCTCGCGGAGCAGACGGATGCGGTCGTGCTCGTGCGCGGCCACTCCCGCACCATCCGGCCGGGGCGCGATCACGCCGGTGCGCGGGTGATCGACGTCACCGGCTACCCGGAGACGGCACGACTGCTGCTCATCGCCGACGTGCTCGTCACCGACTACTCGTCGGTGATGTTCGACTTCAGCGTCACGGGCCGGCCGATGTTCTTCCTCGTCCCCGACCTCGAGCACTACCGCGGTCAGCTGCGCGGCTTCTACTTCGACCTCGCAGAGCGCGCGCCCGGGCCTCTCGTGCACAGCCAGGACGAGCTCGTCCGCGCGCTCGAGGACCCCGAGGCGACGGAGGCTTACCGCGAGCGGTACGCCGCCTGGCGGGCCCAGTTCAACCGTCGTGACGACGGGCAGGCTGCCGATCGCGTCGTGTCGCGCATCCTCGACCAGGGGTGGCTCACGGTCTGA
- a CDS encoding glycosyltransferase family 2 protein, producing MPVLNERDYLEHAVRSVLAQDVEGPTELVLALGPSSDGTTELARRLAASDDRILLVENPAAHIPVGLNAAIRASSHPTIIRVDAHSELSPGYARRALETLQRTGAANVGGIMRADGRTPFQRAVARLYNSPVGLGGGAYHGSEHEGEAESAYLGVMRREVIEQVGLFDETIRRGEDWELNLRIRQAGHLVWFDPALSVTYWPRESWSRLARQFRATGAWRGELVRRFGRSNGLRFFAPPALVVVTAIALLVGTLQIAGLLRGIAALIASAIYLPLIAYALLVIGVGLASRGDVRQRLWTMLVLPTMHFSWGLGFIGGALRGARDTVDASRLGSRNTPLP from the coding sequence ATGCCCGTGCTGAATGAGCGTGACTATCTCGAGCACGCGGTGCGCTCGGTGCTGGCGCAGGACGTCGAGGGCCCGACGGAGCTGGTGCTCGCCCTCGGCCCATCAAGCGACGGCACGACCGAGCTCGCCAGGAGACTCGCCGCGTCCGACGACCGGATCCTGCTGGTCGAGAACCCCGCCGCGCACATCCCGGTCGGCCTGAATGCCGCGATCCGCGCGAGCAGCCATCCGACCATCATCCGGGTGGATGCGCACTCCGAGCTCTCCCCCGGCTATGCCAGGCGTGCACTCGAGACGCTGCAGCGCACCGGGGCGGCCAACGTCGGCGGCATCATGCGCGCCGACGGCCGCACCCCGTTCCAACGGGCGGTCGCGCGGCTGTACAACTCCCCCGTCGGTCTCGGCGGCGGCGCGTACCACGGCAGCGAGCACGAGGGCGAGGCCGAGTCGGCGTACCTCGGTGTGATGCGCAGGGAGGTCATCGAACAGGTCGGCCTTTTCGATGAGACGATCCGCCGCGGCGAGGACTGGGAGCTGAACCTGCGCATCCGCCAGGCCGGCCATCTGGTCTGGTTCGATCCTGCGCTCTCGGTCACCTACTGGCCGAGGGAGAGCTGGTCGCGGCTGGCCAGGCAGTTCCGTGCGACCGGCGCGTGGCGCGGCGAGCTGGTGCGCCGATTCGGCCGCAGCAACGGACTGCGCTTCTTCGCCCCGCCGGCGCTTGTCGTGGTGACGGCCATCGCCCTCCTCGTGGGCACGCTTCAGATCGCCGGTCTGCTGCGCGGCATCGCCGCTCTGATCGCGTCGGCGATCTACCTGCCGCTGATCGCGTACGCGCTGCTCGTCATCGGCGTGGGACTGGCAAGCCGTGGCGACGTGCGCCAGCGACTGTGGACGATGCTCGTGCTGCCCACCATGCACTTCTCGTGGGGTCTGGGCTTCATCGGCGGGGCGCTGCGCGGGGCCCGCGACACGGTCGACGCGTCGAGGCTCGGATCGCGCAACACTCCACTGCCCTGA